The Alnus glutinosa chromosome 7, dhAlnGlut1.1, whole genome shotgun sequence genome includes a region encoding these proteins:
- the LOC133872499 gene encoding calmodulin-7, producing the protein MADQLTDDQISEFKEAFSLFDKDGDGCITTKELGTVMRSLGQNPTEAELQDMINEVDADGNGTIDFPEFLNLMARKMKDTDSEEELKEAFRVFDKDQNGFISAAELRHVMTNLGEKLTDEEVDEMIREADVDGDGQINYEEFVKVMMAK; encoded by the exons atggcgGACCAGCTCACCGACGACCAGATCTCTGAGTTCAAGGAGGCCTTCAGCTTGTTCGACAAGGATGGCGATG GTTGCATCACTACCAAGGAGCTTGGGACTGTGATGAGGTCACTTGGCCAGAACCCAACTGAAGCAGAGCTCCAGGACATGATCAACGAAGTTGATGCAGATGGAAACGGGACTATTGACTTCCCTGAGTTCCTGAACCTCATGGCCAGGAAGATGAAAGACACTGACTCGGAGGAGGAGCTTAAAGAGGCATTCCGAGTTTTTGACAAGGACCAGAACGGGTTCATCTCTGCTGCTGAGCTGCGCCATGTGATGACCAACCTTGGGGAGAAGCTCACCGACGAAGAAGTTGATGAGATGATCAGGGAGGCTGATGTTGATGGTGATGGCCAGATAAATTATGAGGAGTTTGTCAAGGTGATGATGGCTAAGTGA